A single genomic interval of Arachis duranensis cultivar V14167 chromosome 7, aradu.V14167.gnm2.J7QH, whole genome shotgun sequence harbors:
- the LOC107496874 gene encoding 1-aminocyclopropane-1-carboxylate oxidase, which translates to MEDFPVINFEKLNGEERKATMEKIKDACENWGFFELVNHGIPHDMMDTVERLTKEHYRKCMEQRFKEAVASKGLEAVQSEVKDMDWESTFHLKHLPQSNIFDIPDLSDDYRKVMKEFALKLEKLAEELLDLLCENLGLEKGYLKKTFYGSSGLPTFGTKVANYPPCPKPDLVKGLRAHTDAGGIILLFQDDKVSGLQLLKDGNWIDVPPMRHSIVVNLGDQLEVITNGKYKSVEHRVIAQTDGTRMSIASFYNPGSDAVIYPAPELLEREEEDKKHMYPKFVFEDYMKLYARLKFHAKEPRFEAFKASNNVNLGPIATA; encoded by the exons ATGGAAGACTTCCCAGTGATCAATTTTGAGAAGCTGAATGGTGAGGAGAGAAAAGCCACCATGGAGAAAATCAAGGATGCTTGTGAGAATTGGGGATTCTTTGAG TTGGTGAATCATGGAATACCCCATGATATGATGGACACTGTGGAGAGATTGACCAAAGAACACTACAGAAAATGTATGGAACAGAGGTTTAAGGAAGCTGTTGCAAGCAAAGGCCTTGAAGCTGTTCAATCTGAGGTGAAAGACATGGATTGGGAGAGCACTTTTCACTTGAAACACCTCCctcaatcaaatatttttgatatCCCTGATCTCTCTGATGATTACAG GAAGGTGATGAAGGAATTTGCTTTGAAGTTGGAGAAACTAGCAGAGGAATTGTTGGACTTGTTGTGTGAGAATCTTGGATTAGAGAAAGGGTACCTCAAGAAGACCTTCTATGGATCAAGTGGACTACCCACTTTTGGCACCAAGGTTGCTAACTACCCTCCATGTCCTAAACCTGACCTTGTTAAGGGTCTTAGGGCCCACACCGACGCTGGCGGCATCATCCTCCTCTTCCAAGATGACAAGGTCAGCGGCCTCCAGCTTCTCAAGGACGGAAACTGGATTGATGTGCCGCCGATGCGCCATTCCATTGTCGTCAATCTTGGTGACCAACTTGAG GTAATCACAAATGGAAAGTACAAGAGTGTGGAGCACCGTGTGATTGCACAAACAGATGGGACCAGAATGTCCATAGCCTCATTCTACAACCCTGGCAGTGATGCTGTCATCTACCCTGCCCCAGAATTGTtggagagagaggaagaggacaAGAAACACATGTACCCTAAGTTTGTGTTTGAAGACTACATGAAACTCTATGCTAGACTCAAGTTCCATGCTAAGGAGCCAAGATTTGAAGCTTTCAAAGCATCTAATAATGTCAATCTGGGTCCAATTGCCACTgcttaa
- the LOC110273504 gene encoding uncharacterized protein LOC110273504, translated as MGATPFHRSILEVRLPRHFDKPTDMRYDGTQDPQEHLTAFEARMNLEGVGDEVRCRAFPVTLAGPAIRWFNSLPQGSVAAFSDITRTFLAQFTTRIAKAKHPINLLGVTQSVGETTRKYLVRFNDECLEIEGLTDFMASLCLTNGLLNEDFRKHLTTKPVWTMHEIQTVAKEYINDEEVSRVVAANKRQPSYNQPRHHGNRERQKEQVRDGGPSKAPRPEPRRRHRDHDEDGKTRSTKWRQEPEDNDHGLTIINVVTAKNTAPKSRSAHKKDAKVLAISSSPARSSKRSPTISFGPEDHWFDEVPENPPMVITARVGTDLVKRILVDTGADLNIMFRNVFDVLGLRDADLMTHQHGVIGLGDHFIKPDGIISLPTSVGQGQGRMSIMAEFVVLRDSTAYNIILGRKTINDVEAVINTKLLVMKFVADDGSIGSIRGDLEMAVACDNASLSLRKKSKEASGVFLVDLDTRVDDKPRPEPEGDLEKFRVGDTEEKFTFVNRNLPHELKEPLVEMIRANGDLFAWTPADMPGHRP; from the exons ATGGGCGCCACCCCATTCCACCGTTCCATCCTCGAGGTCCGGTTGCCGAGACACTTCGACAAACCAACAGATATGAGGTATGACGGAACACAGGACCCGCAAGAGCACCTAACGGCCTTCGAGGCCCGAATGAACCTCGAAGGAGTGGGAGACGAGGTGAGGTGCCGTGCTTTCCCGGTCACCCTGGCAGGCCCGGCGATACGGTGGTTCAATAGCCTCCCGCAGGGTTCTGTAGCCGCCTTCTCGGACATCACCCGCACCTTCTTGGCGCAATTCACTACTAGAATCGCGAAGGCAAAGCACCCAATCAATCTTCTCGGCGTGACCCAAAGTGTCGGGGAGACGACTAGAAAGTATTTAGTTCGGTTCAACGACGAATGCCTGGAAATCGAAGGACTAACTGACTTTATGGCCAGCCTTTGTCTGACGAATGGCCTTCTTAATGAGGATTTCCGAAAGCACCTCACCACTAAACCGGTCTGGACGATGCATGAGATCCAGACCGTAGCCAAGGAATACATAAATGATGAGGAAGTCAGCCGAGTCGTGGCTGCCAACAAACGGCAGCCCTCCTACAATCAACCCAGGCACCATGGTAACAGAGAAAGGCAGAAGGAACAGGTCAGAGACGGGGGGCCGAGCAAGGCACCCAGACC GGAGCCAAGGAGACGACATCGCGACCACGATGAAGACGGCAAGACCCGATCGACGAAATGGCGGCAAGAACCAGAAGACAACGATCACGGCCTCACCATAATAAACGTGGTGACCGCCAAGAACACAGCGCCAAAGTCGAGGTCTGCGCACAAGAAAGACGCCAAAGTCCTGGCAATTTCCTCCTCGCCGGCACGAAGCTCCAAGAGGTCCCCAACTATTTCCTTTGGGCCAGAGGATCATTGGTTCGACGAGGTCCCTGAGAACCCACCCATGGTCATTACGGCTAGGGTGGGAACCGACCTCGTCAAACGAATCCTTGTGGACACGGGGGCAGACTTGAACATTATGTTCCGCAACGTGTTCGATGTGCTAGGTTTACGGGACGCCGACCTCATGACTCACCAACACGGTGTCATAGGGTTGGGTGACCACTTCATTAAGCCGGACGGGATAATATCCCTCCCGACCTCCGTGGGACAAGGACAAGGGCGGATGTCAATAATGGCCGAGTTTGTAGTTCTACGGGACTCCACTGCCTACAACATCATCCTGGGGAGGAAAACGATCAACGATGTTGAGGCGGTAATCAACACGAAGCTGTTGGTTATGAAGTTTGTGGCTGATGACGGATCTATAGGATCCATAAGAGGAGATCTGGAAATGGCAGTCGCTTGCGACAACGCCAGCCTCTCCTTGAGGAAGAAGTCTAAAGAAGCATCCGGAGTGTTCCTTGTTGACTTAGACACCAGAGTCGACGACAAGCCAAGGCCAGAACCAGAGGGGGACTTGGAAAAGTTCAGGGTCGGTGACACAGAGGAAAAGTTCACGTTCGTTAATAGAAACCTCCCACACGAGTTGAAAGAACCCCTAGTAGAAATGATTAGGGCCAACGGAGATCTATTCGCTTGGACGCCAGCCGATATGCCGGGGCATAGACCCTAG